The Methanomassiliicoccales archaeon region TGTAATCTCCAACATCAAAAAGATTGACTTCCATAATCGTAAACCCCGAAACGATATTCCGAGCGGTAGAATACGAGAAGATAATCCCTATGATGATAAATGTGAATAAAATTGCGACCAAAAGGAAGCCGACCAGTTCCAATTCTATAAGCGCAAAGAAGTTGAAAATTGCAGTGAAAGCGGCTACCAGATAAAGCGCATATTTCAAGCTCACCTTAAAAAGATCGATTGCCTGCGGATTAAATCGTTTTGTCCTAAATTTGTAATCCTCAAAGATCGCCTCAATCAATTTGACAATGAGATAAATCGCGAGTATAATAATAAATGTCGATACAAGAGCTACCTGATTTCTTTCCAAAAAAACTGCCAATCCAGTGTAAGGGTCTACGCCCGGAATCATTGATATGAGTACGAAAAGGATGATTATAGCGACTATAACATAGAGGACATAACTCAAAAACAGAGTTGTGAACTCAACCGCACTCGTATGAATGGTCCCATCCTTTAATGATCTTACTCTCGCACTCTTTGAGATTCTCCGCAAAATCTTCCCTACCAGGATCGCGAGGAGCAAAAGGACGATGATGAAAATGATTTCAATCATATATCCAGAGTAAAAGTTCCATATATTCTCTCTAAAGAATTCTGAAACAAAAGAAGTAACGTAAATCAGCGAAAAGATAAGAAATATGACGATCAGCGACTTGATTGTCCGCCCCAAAAACTCAACAACGTCCGCGTCAAAGTACTTGCTCTCCTTGGTCTTCATTTTCTCAAAATGTTTCGAGACGTATGACCATAGGTAGAGAGAGAGAACAAAAAGAGAGAAAAATGCCAGGATAGCCCATCCGTATTCTTCGAGCCAACTGGTATTTCCGATCTCAAGAGTGGGCGACATATCGCAAATATCCATACGCTAGGATATTCCGTAGGAAATATATTGAAACTTCGCGAGACGATCGCATATCAATTACTTCAATGAAGAATAGTCCTTAGCGAGAGCATGCGAAAAAGGCAAAGCAGCTAAACACCTTGTGGAAACAGACATATTTTGAATATCCAGATATCAACGTTCTTTTCCGTTCCTGTACTGAATAAAGGGGACAGGATAAGACCTGGCACGTTGCAAATTCGTACTCCGAGATTGATCCTCGTCCTTTCCCCGCTGTCCCCTAAAACACGTGAGATCGCAGGAATATTTGCTTCGATGACTGCCTCGAACCGAAATGTCCCACTCGATGGGGCGCTCAATAACAACTTGGGGAGACCAGTGGAGCCAAAAACTTCGAATCGAATGTAAACGTCCTCGAAGATAGAAGAAATGTTTTTTCCAATAGCATCGGAAATGCCAGGGGTCGCAATTCTCTTGATTGCTTTCACAATGATTGAGGAGATGTTCTCGAGCGCTCTTTCTATGAAATCCCCTGTCACTACCAAGCTCAATGCAAATCCAGATTTCACTGTTGAGGCAACATCAGATACTGCAATTTCGACAAATATGCGAAATTCTATTATGGTGTCCCCGATAGCACGAATGCATCTTTCCGTAATGTTGTGTAATATCTTCTTCAATAATGTTCCCAATGCGTTAAGGTCAGTGCTCGAAAGAGAGAGTTCAGAAAAAGTCTGCGCGGCAGCATCCCAAAGTGTTTTTCGTATCCATTCTGGGCTCGATGGCGTAATAATTTTTTTGCCGTTCGGCCTACCACAGCTCTCCGACTTGAACACCCATCGGTCTCCGCCATCATATGCGCGTTGCCACGTACGATCGTCGTTATAGAAATCAGTCGTCCATGGCGTTACATCAACGCGATGGCCCGACGAATCAAGCAGCACAATGCATTCACTTAGAGGGAACTTCCTCTCCCCGCCGTTATCCAAAGCTTGTCCAGTAAGGACAATTACCTTATGCGATTTTGGGAGAATCTGGTCATCACCAATCGTATCTAATTTCTGGACACCGTGTGAAGTTTCTATTCTCCAGCCTGAAAGACTGATCGTGTAATCAGTGGGATTGTAAAGCTCGATCCATTCGCGACCAAAGTCTGTACTGGGAGGGTTCTGTTCATATTCATTGATGACGACATGATTTGCCATTGGATAGTTATATTTCATCTCAAAGCCAGCATCAATAGAACCAACTATACCTGGAATTGGAAGAGGAATTCTGGAAAGGAATTGGCCGATGATGGGAACTTCAGATAGGGAGAATTGCAGTTGCTTATACTGCGTGATCTCAGGCATCTTGAATTCAAAGGAGATCGTGCCGAGAAGACCTTTTACTTCGACAAAATGATTGAAAATTTTCATAAGTGGATCAATTATAATATCAAGGCTCCATTCGCCATTTGCGATTGTCGCATTAGATATCAAATCATAATCGCCAGTGGCAATTTTCAAGAACCTCACAGAGATTGAGAACTCCGTATCTCCGCACGACAACAGGGAAGTGATCTTTAGTAGATCTTTTGTAGAGCCAAGCGCGATATCGATGGGATTTATCGCAATAATGAATTTCAAGCCATAAATCGTCAGATTAAACTGGAGTTCGCCAAACAAAGAGACGATCTTTTCGACAACCCATGAAAGAACAGAGTTCGTGCCGTGCTCAAGGAATTTAACGATGCTAGAGAACACGGTTTGCAACGAATCCGAGAATATTTGGATCGCCTTTACGGCATAAGAAAGAGCCGTTGATAGAATCGTCCTTGTAAAGGAGAATATATGGTTGACGATGTTGAAGACTAATCCCATGCCTCCGCTTATCTTTGACCAGACATTCTCCAAAAAATTGAAGACGTCTTTTCCGAGCGTTGAAGTTGATTCATAGTAGACTCCCATGAGTGGCCAACCACTCTGGGCTGTAACTGAAAATGTCATGTTAAAAGCGAACGAACCATTAACGCTCAATGGTATGGTTGAAATGAGAGAATTCGCATCCAAATCTGATGAGATTGAAAGATAAAGGGAACCATTGATTGAAACCTCCCATTGCGTGACATATGGAGAGAACGATAGGTTTTTGAGATCGGTGAGATGCCTATTTGGATAGAATCCAGATGAAGGGGTATGCTCCCAAGGTTTTGTGATTTCAATTGTATAGGGATTTTCCAATTCCAATGGCAGTACACTCGCATCAATCTTCCCCTCGTTGAAAGCGAACGCCGATCTTATAACTTCGTGGGTTATGGACCCATCTTCAGCTAGGAGGGTGAACCCTTTCATTTCTGGAAATGCAATTGGAATCGGGTCTCCTCTTAAGTTGAAGGCATTTTCAATATCATCTAGAAGACGAAATATCACCTTCGTCAAGATATCTTCAATACCTGGTATTTCTTCCACAAAACCAAATGCAAGATTTCCCAAATTTTGAGCAAGAAGATTGATCGGACTCTGGGAAGGAAGTTGTCCAAACACATTTTCAAAGATACTAATAACGCGATCCACTCTTTCATCGAAAGATTCCTCGATTCTTTCTCTCAGCCCCCAAGTTGAAGAACACTTCATTTCTGAATAAACCTGATCAACTGCACTTTGGAAAGAATCAATGTTGAAGTCCTGTGATTGGAGCGCAATTTCGTTGACGATCGTGTTTGCAAGCGATTTCATCGCCTGGTCGATGGCAGCACTACGATCGAAAATCCTTTCCCAATTCATGTGTATGAAATCGATTAGCGCCTCACCCATTCTATCGATGATTATAGAGGCGTTCAGAGCATGGTTGATTGCTTGATTAAGGGCTAGATCGCCGCTCTCTAATGCTTTCTTGAGCGCGCCCTTCAGTGAAGAATGGTAGTAGTTGCCGTCCATCGCATTTCTGGTAGTTTCCGCAAGTGGCAGAACCTTCTCATCGAGAAGGCTGCAAGCGATTGATTTCACAAAATCCTCAAGTGTGCTTGCTAGTTCGCAGGTGCTCATTTTATATTGTACAGCAAATTCTTTCCAGACTTCAACCGAGAAAAGATCTAATGGCGGGAAATCTATAGTATATGAACCACCCAAATAGAAAGAACGGACTTCATTATAGTCATTCCTTAACATAATGGTTCGACCAGGGACTTCGATCACTTCATCTGGCCAACCGTAGTTCAAATACCGATACGACCAATCAGGGTATCCAGCATTTTCAAGCCTGCAATGCATCCATTTGGTGATCGATTCTCCGAGGACGTCCTCATGAAATAGATAATCTACCAAAGATGAAACGGCAAGGTCCGAAACATCGCCGATTTTGTCGACAAATTCGCAGATATCGATTATATGGAAATAATCCAGCCACCTCAACACAAGCATATCTGCGATAGCATACAATGTCTGAGCGAGCATTATGTTCAAATCATATTCTCTCGATGAGAATAAATCAAGAAAGAGTTCTGCCGGATCAATCCAGCCAGATATGTTCCTGTCCAACAACAAAAATGTTGCGTTCGATGAAGTACGATTGAGAAATGAAAACAAAATAGATGAACTGCCTAAAGTTCGCAGATACTTGCGATGCTCCAGTAGTATCGCGAGATTCAATGCATTTTCAACATCTTCCTTTGTGAGAATATTTTCCGTACCAAACGTACCATGCTTTGAACCTACGCCATAACCCCGCAGAATTCTGTCTTGCACCAATGCCATCAATTCGTATCGAACAATGTTTTCAAGTTCACTTCGTTCCCCAGAGATTGCATTTGAAAATGATTCAAATCGATTGTAGAGAAATGGAAAAGGCAAATAGATTGCTCTTGAAATTACAAAATTCCTTGCGATATTTCCGCTTGTCGAGTTCGCAACAATGCAGTAAGTCCCCCCTAGTGAGAAATATGCAGGTATTGTGGCACCGTTCCAGTCCGTAGAATAATTGGTATTCCCATCGATTGGTACCGGATAAAGCTCTTGGAGGCTCATTTTCAGGAAAGTCAAATGTACATTCAAATCCCTAACGTGTAACTGGCATTCGCCTACCAATAAAGGAAAAGTCATGTTCAGATACTGCCGCAAGTAGTCAGTAAACAAGTCATTGATTTCATTTTCGTCTCTTCCCACGCTGGCCTTAATTGCATCTACTGCAAGAAAGTATGCTTCTTGTTCTAGCTGTTTTGCAACTTTGTCGGCCGATTGGATCAGCCTTTGGATGGCATCTACTGACATCCTTTGATTATTATTTTTCTCTTCCAGATTAGAAATCAAAGCTATACTCGCCGAGGCGATCAGCAATATAATAACTGCAATGAGTGAAAATGCCATTTGACCAGTCTTTGATTGCCGAAGATTCCACGCTTTTTGTCCCAGACGCTTCCCTATTCTTGCGACTTTCAACATCACATTGCTCGAGTTGATTTGACATAAAAACCATTTGAGTTAATTGCAAACTACAACATGAATCAAAAGAGATTGTCCCCAAGCATTGGTACAAAACCTACAACCTCCCAATCGATTGTTCTGAGACCTGAACACGAAGTGAAAAACTGCATGTGGTTTCATTGGAGAGGACGCGTTTCTTTAAGAGGTGACAACATAAAAACTTCCAGGTGTCCTACCAGAAAAGGATTGTCGGAATAGCCACAAATCGAGTAATCTGGTGAGGCTATGAGCGCCGTTCTTCCATCAGATATGACATCTGTCGCAATTAGATCAGGTCGTCTGTGAACTCGCGTGCATTCTGGGACTTTTATAAAGGGCTCGGCAACGATAATGACTTCAACTCCTCTTTTCACGGCTTCTTTGAATCGTTGCGAGTGAAGTGTCCGGATTGGTGTCATCGTAGGTGTTGATAGAAAGAATCGAGTTGTAGCTCCATCAAGCATTTCACCAATCTTTGCGAGTATCTTATCTTTCCCCATGATCGTATATACTAATTGGGGCGTTCCCTTTTCACTCAAAACCCCCTGCAGATTTTCTAGGATATCGAACGCTTTTCCGATCGCCCCTATGATGTCTTTCTTGAGTTCCGTTGGAGAAACTGGGTAAAATATAGCTGGTCTACTATCATGCATATGGACGAAACCCTTCGATCTCAAACTCTCCAGAGTCTTATAAGAGGAAGTTCTTGGTATACCTCCGATCCGAGCAATTTCCTCAGCTGTACCACGCCCCTGAGCAACAAGGGCGATATACGCCCTTGATTCATATTCGGATAGGCCTACACGCCGCAGCGATGATAGCATTTCGCTGTAGTTAATGTCGAGATTTATCAAATTGAATTGATTCTTTCTTTCGTCTCTCATGGTTGACCTTGTAGCTAAAAAAGCGACATAAGTATTAAATCATTATCTGAGTAATCGAAGCGTCCGAGCTGATCACAATGATAGCTAGAGAAAGTGCGCTAACAAAGGGACTCCCGAAGAAGACAGAATCTCTATGCCCAGAGTGTAAAAGGATTGTAAATGCAACAATCTTCGAGTCTGGCGGAAAGGTTCTAATGGAAAAGGAGTGCCCGTTACACGGAAAATTCGTCGATGTATATTGGTCAGATGTTGATCTATATCTGAAGGCAGAAAAGTTTGCTTACGACGGAACGGGCGTTCTCAATCCTGCAATCAAAGGAGCAAAGACATGTCCAAATGAATGCGGCCTTTGCGATCTACATCTCAGCCATACTTCACTTGCAAATATCGATCTCACAAATAGGTGCAACTTAAAGTGTCCAATATGCTTTGCGAATGCGAACGCTGCAGGCTACGTATATGAACCTTCGTTTGAAGAGGTCGTTGCCATGCTCAAATCTCTCAGGGATGAGAGACCGGTACCTACGCCAGCCGTTCAATTCTCAGGTGGAGAACCTACAATTTATCCAAAGTTCATTGAGGTCATCAAGAAAGCGAAAGAAATGGGTTTTGCTCAAATACAAATTGCAACAAATGGATTAAGACTGGCAGAAGATGAAGAATTTCTTATGGAAGCTGCGGAAGCGGGACTTAATACAATTTATCTCCAATTCGACGGCCTTAGAGAGGACATATATGTCATGACAAGGGGAAGGCCGCTTCTCGAAATCAAGAAAAAGGTGATTGAAAATTTGAGAAAGATGGAAAGACATCCATCAGTTGTATTGGTACCAACAATAGTAAAAGGCATAAACGACGATCAAGTGGGACCTATTCTCAAGTATGCCATTGAGAACTCCGATGTTATAAGAGGGGTTAACTATCAACCTGTGGCTTTCACTGGCAGAATTAGTAAGGAAGAACGGGAGAAACATCGGTATACTCTCACTGACCTCGTTCACGACATAGAAGCACAAACTGGATATATCAAGAAAGAAGACTGGTATCCAGTCCCAACGGTCGTGCCGATTTCAACATTTGTCTCTTCCATCCTTAATCAGCCAAAGGTGACGTTTACCGCCCATCCGCACTGCGGCCTCGCGAGTTACCTTTTTGTTCAGGACGTTAACAATGTCATCCCATTGACGAGATTCGTTGATGTCGAGCCGCTTTTCAATGAGCTTTTCACCCTCTCCCAAAAAACAGAAAAGTCAAGTATCAAGCTGCCTGCAAAAGTCAAAGCCTTGCGGATTCTAAAGAAATACATCGATAAAAAGAAAACACCCGAGGGCCTTAACTTATCAAACTTTCTGAGGTTGATGAGCACCGTCTTCAGTGATGAGACCAAAGAAGGCTTAGCAGAGTTTTCATGGAAAATGATGTTCGTTGGAGGAATGCACTTCCAGGACGCGTACAACTACGACATTGAAAGGGTCAAGAGATGCGTTATTCATTATGCAGTGCCTGATGGCAGAATCATACCCTTCTGCGCCTACAATGGCGGACCAACATACCGAGAAGAAATCGAGAAGAAATTCTCAATTCCTATTGAGGAATGGAGGAGAACCAGAGGAACCGAATATACCTGAGTATGGGGGGATCTACCGATGATTGCTGCTGTTGAAAAATGTATGCATTGTGGCGCATGTGTAGGCTCGTGCCCGAGCAACGCAATCTATCTGAATGAAGTCATACTCAATTTTAACTCCGATTGCACAAAGTGCGGACGATGCGTGAAAGTCTGCCCAGTAGGTGCGATCCAGATGGAGGCTGGTGATTAAATGATCACTGGGAAATACGATGTAATCGTCGTCGGTGCGGGACCGGCGGGTAGCATGACGGCAAAGCACGCAGCACAGAATGGAGCAAGCGTTCTAATGATTGAGAAGAGGCAAGAGATCGGCTCACCCGTCCGTTGCGGCGAAGGTATCTCCAGGGCATCACTCGATGAAGTTGGCATAAGACCAGATAGAAAATGGATAGCTGCTGAGGTCGATGGTGCAAAAATCGTGTCGCCGAGTGGTCATACGTTCACGATCAATGAGAGGATGGCAGGAAATGAAGTTGGGATGGTTCTTGAAAGGGTTCTATTCGACAAGGCACTTGCTGCAGATGCAGCTAAGTCTGGTGCGGAGATCAGAGTCAAGACGTCGGCCGTTGGCTTAAAGTTTGAAAATGGAAAGGTTAGAGGCGTCAAAGTCATTTCTCAAGGCGAACCGATGGAATTTGAAGCAGGATGTGTTGTCGGTGCCGATGGTTTCGAGTCGCAGATCGGACGATGGGGCGGGCTCGATACAACTCTTAAACCAAATGATATAACGAGCTGTTTTCAATACAGATTAACAAATATAGATCATGACTTCAGATATTGCGAATTCATAATCGGCAGCGTCGCTCCAGGAGGTTATATCTGGATTTTCCCAAAGGACGAACATACAGCGAATGTGGGAATAGGTGTTTTGCTTTCAAAGATTAAAGCGCCTGGTCAGGTCAAGCAGTTGCTGGATAGGTTTATCGCGAAGGATGAAAGACTCAATAAGGGACAACCGCTTGATGCCGTGAGTGGAGCAGTTTCTGTCTCACCGCCGCCTGACAAATTGGTCCGAGACGGACTCCTACTCGTGGGTG contains the following coding sequences:
- a CDS encoding NAD(P)/FAD-dependent oxidoreductase, with the protein product MITGKYDVIVVGAGPAGSMTAKHAAQNGASVLMIEKRQEIGSPVRCGEGISRASLDEVGIRPDRKWIAAEVDGAKIVSPSGHTFTINERMAGNEVGMVLERVLFDKALAADAAKSGAEIRVKTSAVGLKFENGKVRGVKVISQGEPMEFEAGCVVGADGFESQIGRWGGLDTTLKPNDITSCFQYRLTNIDHDFRYCEFIIGSVAPGGYIWIFPKDEHTANVGIGVLLSKIKAPGQVKQLLDRFIAKDERLNKGQPLDAVSGAVSVSPPPDKLVRDGLLLVGDAARIIDPITGGGIAHACISGMLAGKVLGEAAQDGDFSEAKLMKYENMLRDRLENKLWRNWMAKEKLITLSDETFDKIIQTLAEVGVEKMSVGNILKVIKSRHPELVKEFEDLI
- a CDS encoding lamin tail domain-containing protein, with product MLKVARIGKRLGQKAWNLRQSKTGQMAFSLIAVIILLIASASIALISNLEEKNNNQRMSVDAIQRLIQSADKVAKQLEQEAYFLAVDAIKASVGRDENEINDLFTDYLRQYLNMTFPLLVGECQLHVRDLNVHLTFLKMSLQELYPVPIDGNTNYSTDWNGATIPAYFSLGGTYCIVANSTSGNIARNFVISRAIYLPFPFLYNRFESFSNAISGERSELENIVRYELMALVQDRILRGYGVGSKHGTFGTENILTKEDVENALNLAILLEHRKYLRTLGSSSILFSFLNRTSSNATFLLLDRNISGWIDPAELFLDLFSSREYDLNIMLAQTLYAIADMLVLRWLDYFHIIDICEFVDKIGDVSDLAVSSLVDYLFHEDVLGESITKWMHCRLENAGYPDWSYRYLNYGWPDEVIEVPGRTIMLRNDYNEVRSFYLGGSYTIDFPPLDLFSVEVWKEFAVQYKMSTCELASTLEDFVKSIACSLLDEKVLPLAETTRNAMDGNYYHSSLKGALKKALESGDLALNQAINHALNASIIIDRMGEALIDFIHMNWERIFDRSAAIDQAMKSLANTIVNEIALQSQDFNIDSFQSAVDQVYSEMKCSSTWGLRERIEESFDERVDRVISIFENVFGQLPSQSPINLLAQNLGNLAFGFVEEIPGIEDILTKVIFRLLDDIENAFNLRGDPIPIAFPEMKGFTLLAEDGSITHEVIRSAFAFNEGKIDASVLPLELENPYTIEITKPWEHTPSSGFYPNRHLTDLKNLSFSPYVTQWEVSINGSLYLSISSDLDANSLISTIPLSVNGSFAFNMTFSVTAQSGWPLMGVYYESTSTLGKDVFNFLENVWSKISGGMGLVFNIVNHIFSFTRTILSTALSYAVKAIQIFSDSLQTVFSSIVKFLEHGTNSVLSWVVEKIVSLFGELQFNLTIYGLKFIIAINPIDIALGSTKDLLKITSLLSCGDTEFSISVRFLKIATGDYDLISNATIANGEWSLDIIIDPLMKIFNHFVEVKGLLGTISFEFKMPEITQYKQLQFSLSEVPIIGQFLSRIPLPIPGIVGSIDAGFEMKYNYPMANHVVINEYEQNPPSTDFGREWIELYNPTDYTISLSGWRIETSHGVQKLDTIGDDQILPKSHKVIVLTGQALDNGGERKFPLSECIVLLDSSGHRVDVTPWTTDFYNDDRTWQRAYDGGDRWVFKSESCGRPNGKKIITPSSPEWIRKTLWDAAAQTFSELSLSSTDLNALGTLLKKILHNITERCIRAIGDTIIEFRIFVEIAVSDVASTVKSGFALSLVVTGDFIERALENISSIIVKAIKRIATPGISDAIGKNISSIFEDVYIRFEVFGSTGLPKLLLSAPSSGTFRFEAVIEANIPAISRVLGDSGERTRINLGVRICNVPGLILSPLFSTGTEKNVDIWIFKICLFPQGV
- a CDS encoding 4Fe-4S binding protein, with product MIAAVEKCMHCGACVGSCPSNAIYLNEVILNFNSDCTKCGRCVKVCPVGAIQMEAGD
- a CDS encoding helix-turn-helix domain-containing protein; translation: MRDERKNQFNLINLDINYSEMLSSLRRVGLSEYESRAYIALVAQGRGTAEEIARIGGIPRTSSYKTLESLRSKGFVHMHDSRPAIFYPVSPTELKKDIIGAIGKAFDILENLQGVLSEKGTPQLVYTIMGKDKILAKIGEMLDGATTRFFLSTPTMTPIRTLHSQRFKEAVKRGVEVIIVAEPFIKVPECTRVHRRPDLIATDVISDGRTALIASPDYSICGYSDNPFLVGHLEVFMLSPLKETRPLQ
- a CDS encoding mechanosensitive ion channel family protein, whose protein sequence is MDICDMSPTLEIGNTSWLEEYGWAILAFFSLFVLSLYLWSYVSKHFEKMKTKESKYFDADVVEFLGRTIKSLIVIFLIFSLIYVTSFVSEFFRENIWNFYSGYMIEIIFIIVLLLLAILVGKILRRISKSARVRSLKDGTIHTSAVEFTTLFLSYVLYVIVAIIILFVLISMIPGVDPYTGLAVFLERNQVALVSTFIIILAIYLIVKLIEAIFEDYKFRTKRFNPQAIDLFKVSLKYALYLVAAFTAIFNFFALIELELVGFLLVAILFTFIIIGIIFSYSTARNIVSGFTIMEVNLFDVGDYIKIGDSLECEVLEKGIVYTKVRTPMGEIIDIPNQEILRNRIYNYSRSGTYGISLVFEVSTDVPYEKVESLVKSAAANVSGIVEKRLPEVTALEINNDKIKYEVVVFTNAPTECRRIRSDFITHLLETFRKNGVNIA
- a CDS encoding radical SAM protein; the protein is MIARESALTKGLPKKTESLCPECKRIVNATIFESGGKVLMEKECPLHGKFVDVYWSDVDLYLKAEKFAYDGTGVLNPAIKGAKTCPNECGLCDLHLSHTSLANIDLTNRCNLKCPICFANANAAGYVYEPSFEEVVAMLKSLRDERPVPTPAVQFSGGEPTIYPKFIEVIKKAKEMGFAQIQIATNGLRLAEDEEFLMEAAEAGLNTIYLQFDGLREDIYVMTRGRPLLEIKKKVIENLRKMERHPSVVLVPTIVKGINDDQVGPILKYAIENSDVIRGVNYQPVAFTGRISKEEREKHRYTLTDLVHDIEAQTGYIKKEDWYPVPTVVPISTFVSSILNQPKVTFTAHPHCGLASYLFVQDVNNVIPLTRFVDVEPLFNELFTLSQKTEKSSIKLPAKVKALRILKKYIDKKKTPEGLNLSNFLRLMSTVFSDETKEGLAEFSWKMMFVGGMHFQDAYNYDIERVKRCVIHYAVPDGRIIPFCAYNGGPTYREEIEKKFSIPIEEWRRTRGTEYT